A genome region from Brooklawnia propionicigenes includes the following:
- a CDS encoding Hsp70 family protein, whose product MQLGIDFGTTRTVVAYADRGNYPVVGFTDSHGDAHEFLPSLVASADQGLVYGFAAAQARAAGRPVLRSMKRELASAMASTSSRVHVGHEQYQLLDVMVGYLNHVRTQLETSSTIAPLLKSDPIAGVVVAVPAHANSGQRFLTLEAFRQAGFPVTAMLNEPSAAGFEYTHRLAGSPSARRSRLVVYDLGGGTFDASLVAIHDRSHAVLGSVGVNRLGGDDFDAVLADLACELAGIRPDDLGVDGYFQLLGDAQAAKEQLAPQSRRIVLEVQDQTVIVPVADYYQACAPLTEQSIKAMGVLVDGLDAGTPDLSAIAGLYLVGGASSLPLVPRMLRERFGRRVYRSPYPAASTAIGLAIASDPESGYTLSDRVSRGFGVFREADAGERMQFDSIFDRDQTMSVGGDLTIQRRYRAAHNIGWYRFIEYAGLANGQPEGDIVPYADVLFPFEDALQAEPPAVDEVEVRRTGEGHLIEETYHLDQHGIVSVSITDLDTGYRQSHQLGLAGSARL is encoded by the coding sequence ATGCAGTTGGGCATAGATTTCGGCACTACCCGCACCGTCGTCGCTTATGCGGATCGCGGTAACTACCCCGTGGTGGGATTCACCGACAGCCATGGCGACGCACATGAGTTCCTGCCGTCGCTGGTGGCATCGGCCGATCAGGGCCTGGTCTACGGATTCGCTGCCGCGCAGGCGCGCGCGGCCGGTCGTCCCGTTCTACGCTCGATGAAGCGGGAGCTGGCCTCGGCGATGGCCTCGACCTCCAGCCGGGTTCACGTCGGTCACGAGCAGTATCAGCTCCTGGACGTCATGGTCGGCTATCTGAACCACGTACGCACTCAGCTGGAGACCTCGTCGACCATCGCCCCCCTATTGAAGTCCGATCCGATCGCCGGCGTGGTCGTGGCGGTGCCCGCCCACGCGAACAGCGGGCAGCGGTTCCTCACTCTCGAGGCCTTCCGGCAGGCCGGTTTCCCGGTCACCGCGATGCTCAACGAGCCGTCGGCCGCCGGCTTCGAATACACTCACCGGCTGGCCGGCTCCCCCAGTGCCCGCCGCAGCCGACTGGTGGTCTACGACCTGGGAGGTGGCACCTTCGACGCCTCCCTGGTGGCGATCCATGATCGTAGCCATGCGGTTCTCGGCTCGGTCGGTGTCAACCGGCTCGGCGGGGACGATTTCGATGCCGTGCTGGCTGATCTGGCCTGTGAACTCGCCGGCATCCGTCCCGACGATCTGGGCGTGGACGGCTACTTCCAGCTGCTCGGCGACGCCCAGGCCGCCAAGGAGCAGCTCGCTCCCCAATCCCGCCGCATCGTGCTGGAGGTTCAAGACCAGACCGTCATCGTCCCAGTGGCCGACTACTACCAGGCCTGCGCTCCCCTGACCGAGCAGTCGATCAAGGCCATGGGAGTGCTGGTCGACGGCCTGGATGCCGGCACGCCGGACCTGTCGGCCATCGCGGGTCTGTATCTGGTCGGCGGCGCAAGCTCACTGCCACTGGTGCCCCGGATGCTTCGCGAGCGCTTCGGGCGACGGGTCTACCGCTCGCCATACCCTGCCGCGTCCACCGCCATCGGACTCGCGATCGCCTCGGATCCGGAATCCGGGTACACCCTGTCCGATCGCGTCTCGCGCGGTTTCGGTGTCTTCCGGGAGGCCGATGCCGGCGAACGCATGCAGTTCGACTCGATCTTCGACCGCGACCAGACCATGAGCGTGGGCGGCGATCTGACCATCCAACGCCGCTACCGCGCCGCTCACAACATCGGGTGGTACCGCTTCATCGAATACGCCGGACTTGCCAATGGTCAGCCCGAAGGCGACATCGTGCCCTACGCCGACGTCCTTTTTCCCTTCGAGGACGCGCTGCAAGCCGAACCACCGGCAGTCGACGAGGTCGAGGTGAGACGCACCGGCGAAGGCCATCTGATCGAGGAGACCTACCACCTCGACCAGCACGGCATCGTCTCGGTCAGCATCACCGATCTGGACACTGGCTACCGGCAGTCCCACCAGCTCGGGCTGGCGGGAAGCGCACGACTGTAG
- a CDS encoding rhomboid family intramembrane serine protease, whose product MAADQPSSNPEWPDFVPPEFEQSIPQAPKEPVVPSTPPPANWSSGSGAWTPGPAPRQSSDRWFNRPPDNNGASFLPGAAARTPVTNALMAICVVVWILQNLSPAFNDLVMLIPSVAATEPWRFLTSAFAHAPRSFTHIGFNMLTLWLMGRYLEPILRARRFLAVYLISALGGGTLFVLLAFPAGQGPGGTGSNWNTAVLGASGAIFGLFGAYLVLAWAMKRSLTPMLILLGLNLVVMVLFPTIAWSAHIGGFLAGAAATGVIFWDLRRVANGRRSHLRGGLLAVTAALIVALIIKYLSV is encoded by the coding sequence GTGGCAGCTGATCAGCCTTCGTCCAACCCCGAGTGGCCCGACTTCGTCCCACCGGAGTTCGAACAGTCGATTCCGCAGGCGCCGAAGGAGCCAGTCGTACCCAGCACACCGCCACCGGCCAACTGGTCGTCCGGCTCCGGCGCCTGGACGCCGGGACCCGCGCCTCGACAATCCAGCGATCGCTGGTTCAATCGTCCCCCGGACAACAACGGAGCCAGCTTCCTGCCCGGGGCAGCCGCCCGTACGCCGGTCACCAACGCGTTGATGGCGATCTGCGTGGTGGTGTGGATACTGCAGAACCTGTCTCCCGCGTTCAACGATCTGGTCATGCTCATCCCGTCGGTGGCCGCCACCGAGCCGTGGCGGTTCCTGACCTCCGCCTTCGCCCACGCGCCACGTTCGTTCACCCATATCGGTTTCAACATGCTGACGCTGTGGCTGATGGGACGCTACCTCGAGCCGATCCTGCGCGCGCGACGATTCCTGGCCGTCTATCTCATCTCCGCACTGGGCGGAGGCACGCTTTTCGTCCTGTTGGCCTTCCCCGCCGGCCAGGGGCCCGGTGGCACCGGCTCCAACTGGAACACCGCCGTGCTCGGGGCATCGGGTGCGATCTTCGGCCTGTTCGGCGCCTATCTGGTCCTCGCCTGGGCGATGAAGCGGTCACTCACCCCGATGCTGATCCTGCTCGGTCTCAATCTCGTCGTCATGGTGCTGTTCCCGACCATCGCCTGGAGCGCCCATATCGGAGGCTTCCTGGCCGGCGCCGCGGCCACCGGCGTCATCTTCTGGGATCTGCGCCGAGTGGCCAACGGACGCAGGTCACACCTGCGGGGAGGACTACTGGCGGTCACCGCGGCCCTCATCGTCGCCCTCATCATCAAGTACCTGAGCGTGTGA
- a CDS encoding PP2C family protein-serine/threonine phosphatase, with protein MPSTRAYRLSSGARSDIGPRRSDNQDSGYASDRLLLVADGVGGAPAGHLASSLVVESLVTGLEPLVQPNAGQIRDEVIRANAALARAGREDSDARGMATTVTGLVMTDDIGYLVHVGDSRAYRCRDGVFEQLTVDQSWVQMLLDEGMLDPADASTHPMRNMLMHSLSGALRDPEAVHITPIDLQIGDRWLLATDGLTSYLPRDVISSQVTSVSAPQELANILVDLCWPHSLDNITVLIGDVIDSEAKQQSQFVGAVQGYELRRSRVS; from the coding sequence GTGCCTTCCACACGCGCCTACCGTTTGTCATCCGGCGCGCGTTCTGACATCGGGCCCAGACGCAGTGATAACCAGGATTCTGGTTATGCCAGTGACCGACTACTGCTGGTCGCTGATGGTGTCGGTGGTGCCCCGGCAGGCCACCTCGCGTCCTCCCTGGTTGTCGAATCCCTGGTAACGGGGCTGGAACCCCTCGTCCAGCCGAATGCCGGTCAGATCCGCGATGAGGTGATCCGCGCCAATGCCGCGCTGGCGCGAGCCGGGCGCGAGGACTCCGACGCACGCGGCATGGCTACCACCGTGACGGGCCTGGTGATGACCGATGACATCGGCTATCTCGTGCACGTCGGCGACTCACGGGCCTACCGCTGCCGCGATGGCGTCTTCGAACAACTGACCGTGGACCAGTCGTGGGTGCAGATGCTGCTGGACGAGGGCATGCTTGACCCCGCCGACGCGTCCACCCACCCGATGCGCAATATGCTGATGCACTCGTTGTCCGGCGCGCTGCGCGATCCTGAGGCGGTGCACATCACGCCGATCGATCTGCAGATCGGCGACCGCTGGTTGCTGGCCACCGATGGCCTGACCAGCTATCTTCCGCGGGACGTCATCAGCTCGCAGGTCACCTCGGTCAGCGCTCCGCAAGAACTCGCGAACATCCTGGTCGACCTGTGCTGGCCGCACAGCCTCGACAACATCACCGTGCTCATCGGTGATGTCATCGACTCCGAAGCCAAGCAGCAGAGCCAGTTCGTCGGCGCCGTGCAAGGCTACGAGCTGCGGCGCAGCCGGGTCAGCTGA
- a CDS encoding L-threonylcarbamoyladenylate synthase → MARYFDVHPENPQPRALDQVARILQDSGVIAYATDSGFALGALLGNHAGADRIREIRHLDDRHHLTVVVSEFAQLGRYVQMDNWVFRAIKAATPGPYTFILPASREVPRTMQHPKKRTIGVRVPAHTAALALLDRIGEPLVSSTLILPGAEEPMADGWQINEEIGHLIDAVYDSGDAGRTPTTVVDLTGAEPEILRQGGGDPELFVP, encoded by the coding sequence ATGGCCAGGTATTTCGACGTACATCCCGAGAACCCCCAGCCCCGCGCGCTCGATCAGGTCGCGAGGATACTGCAGGATTCCGGAGTGATCGCCTATGCGACGGACTCCGGCTTCGCGCTGGGCGCGCTGCTGGGCAATCATGCCGGTGCCGATCGCATCCGAGAGATCCGCCACCTGGACGATCGCCATCACCTGACCGTGGTGGTCAGCGAGTTCGCTCAGTTGGGCCGATATGTGCAGATGGACAACTGGGTCTTCCGCGCGATCAAGGCCGCCACGCCCGGCCCCTATACGTTCATCCTGCCGGCCTCTCGCGAGGTGCCGCGGACGATGCAGCATCCGAAGAAGCGCACCATCGGGGTGCGGGTGCCCGCCCACACTGCCGCGCTGGCGCTGCTCGATCGGATCGGCGAACCGTTGGTCTCGTCCACCCTGATCCTGCCGGGAGCCGAGGAGCCGATGGCCGATGGCTGGCAGATCAACGAGGAGATCGGTCATCTCATCGACGCGGTCTACGACTCGGGAGACGCCGGACGGACGCCGACCACCGTGGTGGATCTGACCGGGGCGGAGCCGGAGATCCTGCGTCAAGGTGGCGGCGATCCGGAACTCTTCGTGCCCTGA
- a CDS encoding pilus assembly protein TadG-related protein yields MPAKNPGRGQRGFSVSVLVCLLIPILLVCIGLAVDGAAKAAADRRAEAVAAQAARAGLDAAAPALVSGMTSEAGAGQIAVRAAEQVIASHPDMEGMAVVGGEVTLQVTTSTTVRTTFLSLAGIDELPGRGSAIVELRMR; encoded by the coding sequence ATGCCGGCCAAGAACCCCGGACGTGGTCAGCGAGGATTCAGTGTGTCGGTGCTGGTCTGCCTGCTCATCCCGATCCTGCTGGTGTGCATTGGTCTGGCCGTGGACGGGGCAGCCAAGGCCGCGGCCGACCGCCGGGCCGAGGCGGTCGCCGCGCAGGCGGCCCGGGCGGGGCTGGATGCCGCCGCTCCGGCACTGGTGTCCGGGATGACATCCGAGGCCGGAGCGGGTCAGATCGCGGTGCGGGCAGCCGAGCAGGTGATCGCGTCGCATCCCGATATGGAGGGGATGGCCGTTGTCGGCGGTGAGGTCACGTTGCAGGTCACCACGTCCACCACCGTTCGGACCACCTTCCTCTCGCTGGCCGGTATCGATGAGCTTCCCGGGCGGGGCTCCGCGATAGTCGAGTTGCGGATGCGCTGA
- a CDS encoding pyrophosphate--fructose-6-phosphate 1-phosphotransferase produces the protein MVNKVGLLTAGGFAPCLSSAVAGLITRYTELAPEIEIIAYRHGYEGLLKGDSVVVTPEVRAHADRLYKFGGSPIGNSRVKLTNVADLVKRGLVAEGENPLEVAAKQLVADGVDVLHTIGGDDTNTTAADLAAYLADNDFDLTVVGLPKTIDNDIVPIRQSLGAWTAADEAADYAKNIIAEHNAAPRELIIHEIMGRNCGYLAAETTKRYQAWLDEQEWLPEIGLSREAWAVHAVYLPEVAVDLDAEAERLSKIMDEVGNVNIFLSEGAGVAEIVEQMEKNGEKVPKDAFGHVQIDKINPGAWFGKQFSKRIGAQKTMVQKSGYFSRSAPSNDEDLALIGRTCVMAVDAALAGTPGVIGLDEENNDQLSVIDFPRIAGHKPFDITQPWFVELSESIGMPKPEHAK, from the coding sequence ATGGTCAACAAGGTTGGATTGCTCACCGCCGGTGGATTCGCCCCCTGCCTGTCATCGGCGGTGGCCGGCCTCATCACGCGCTACACCGAACTCGCTCCCGAAATCGAGATCATCGCCTACCGCCATGGCTACGAGGGACTACTCAAGGGTGACTCGGTCGTCGTCACGCCGGAGGTGCGCGCCCACGCCGATCGGCTGTACAAGTTCGGTGGCTCCCCCATCGGCAACTCACGGGTCAAGCTGACCAATGTCGCCGACCTGGTCAAACGCGGGCTGGTTGCCGAGGGCGAGAACCCTCTCGAAGTCGCAGCCAAGCAGCTGGTGGCCGATGGCGTCGACGTGCTGCACACCATCGGTGGTGACGACACCAACACCACCGCCGCCGACCTGGCGGCCTACCTCGCCGACAACGACTTCGATCTGACCGTGGTCGGGCTGCCGAAGACGATCGACAACGACATCGTCCCGATCCGTCAGTCGCTGGGCGCATGGACGGCCGCCGACGAGGCTGCTGACTACGCCAAGAACATCATCGCCGAGCACAATGCCGCTCCCCGCGAGTTGATCATCCACGAGATTATGGGGCGCAACTGCGGCTATCTCGCCGCCGAGACCACCAAGCGCTACCAGGCCTGGCTGGACGAGCAGGAATGGCTGCCCGAGATCGGCCTGTCCAGGGAGGCTTGGGCCGTGCATGCGGTCTACCTGCCCGAGGTCGCCGTCGATCTGGACGCCGAGGCGGAGCGCCTGTCCAAGATCATGGACGAGGTCGGCAACGTCAACATTTTCCTCTCCGAAGGTGCCGGGGTGGCCGAGATCGTCGAGCAGATGGAGAAGAACGGTGAGAAGGTGCCCAAGGACGCCTTCGGCCATGTTCAGATCGACAAGATCAATCCGGGTGCCTGGTTCGGCAAGCAGTTCAGCAAGCGGATCGGCGCTCAGAAAACCATGGTGCAGAAGTCCGGCTACTTCAGCCGCTCGGCTCCGTCCAACGATGAGGACCTGGCGCTGATCGGACGCACCTGCGTGATGGCTGTCGATGCCGCCCTGGCCGGTACCCCCGGCGTGATCGGCCTGGACGAGGAGAACAACGACCAGCTCTCCGTGATCGATTTCCCGCGGATCGCCGGTCACAAGCCCTTCGACATCACCCAGCCCTGGTTCGTCGAGCTGTCCGAGTCGATCGGCATGCCCAAGCCGGAGCACGCCAAGTAA
- a CDS encoding YhjD/YihY/BrkB family envelope integrity protein has translation MSSVHSLLEWLQASPAGSHLLRAYVRYMNRLGNQLSAAMAFFTILAIVPVLMFAFAAVGFTLTVLRPDLLGVVQIFLVDNLSAGPLQDQILILLSQYLLNWRNVGILAIGIALVVGTSWVANLKGVIRGMGRPSFDMVQRHKPWQEPLINMGLLLVILVLVATTFTATVIGTQLAGTIVDWLHVSSLAVGISSALVRVASLAFSLAGATLLFWLMYRFLPDERPPASALKRGSVGAGVCFVILQTAVSWLTGLLSAARATQLFGPVILAMLFINFFANLILLWAAWIATSNQPAVARRHSLGDEILRGQELTVTVEDHWAHADAEVEQRLQADRSASQLGTTQSPADGRRPARLRLRIRRGAGPAGRRIHKR, from the coding sequence ATGTCGTCGGTACATTCGTTGCTGGAGTGGCTGCAGGCCAGCCCCGCTGGCTCGCATCTGCTGCGCGCCTACGTCCGCTACATGAACCGGCTGGGCAACCAGCTCTCGGCAGCGATGGCGTTCTTCACCATCTTGGCCATCGTCCCCGTCTTGATGTTCGCGTTCGCGGCTGTCGGATTCACCCTGACGGTGCTGCGTCCCGATCTGCTGGGAGTCGTCCAGATCTTTCTCGTCGACAATCTCTCGGCCGGGCCGCTGCAGGATCAGATCCTCATTCTGCTCAGCCAGTATCTGCTGAACTGGCGCAACGTCGGCATTCTGGCGATCGGGATCGCGCTGGTTGTCGGGACGAGCTGGGTGGCGAACCTCAAAGGTGTCATCCGGGGGATGGGCCGGCCCAGTTTCGACATGGTGCAGCGCCACAAGCCCTGGCAGGAGCCGCTGATCAACATGGGCCTGCTGCTGGTCATCTTGGTGCTGGTGGCAACGACCTTCACCGCCACGGTGATCGGCACGCAGCTGGCCGGCACGATCGTCGACTGGCTGCATGTGAGCAGTCTGGCTGTCGGCATCTCGAGCGCGCTGGTGCGGGTGGCTTCACTTGCCTTCTCGTTGGCCGGAGCAACCCTGCTCTTCTGGCTGATGTACCGCTTTCTGCCCGATGAGCGGCCGCCGGCGTCCGCCTTGAAGCGGGGCTCGGTCGGCGCCGGGGTATGTTTCGTCATCCTGCAGACCGCGGTGAGCTGGCTCACCGGGCTGCTCAGTGCGGCACGCGCGACCCAGCTCTTCGGCCCGGTGATCCTCGCGATGCTGTTCATCAATTTCTTCGCGAATCTGATTCTGCTGTGGGCGGCGTGGATCGCCACCTCGAATCAACCTGCCGTGGCGCGGCGGCACTCCCTGGGCGACGAAATCCTGCGTGGCCAGGAGCTCACGGTGACCGTGGAGGATCATTGGGCCCACGCGGACGCCGAGGTCGAGCAACGCCTGCAGGCCGACCGGTCCGCGTCCCAGCTCGGGACGACGCAGTCGCCTGCGGACGGACGACGCCCCGCCAGGCTGCGACTCCGCATTCGTCGCGGAGCCGGCCCGGCGGGGCGTCGGATTCACAAGCGCTGA
- the gcvP gene encoding aminomethyl-transferring glycine dehydrogenase codes for MSSFLHRHIGPDAIQQTRMLDRLGLSSLDELVDKAMPAAIRVDDGLSLPAGIDEAAALERLRSLAARNNPGRAMIGLGYHGTITPAVIRRNILENPAWYTAYTPYQPEISQGRLEMLLNFQTMVADLTGLPLAGASLLDEATAVAEGVAMARRAVRSGQVVLVDPGLLPASLAVLRTRMDAAGIEIVIGGDDLAADDNLARAFCVVVQTPTADGRLQSTAELAALAEAAHAVGAQLVAAADLLALTLVTPPGEWGADIAVGSTQRFGVPLFYGGPHAGYIAARAGAERRLPGRLVGVSTDADGAPALRLALQTREQHIRREKATSNICTAQVLLAVTAAAYALYHGPEGLREIATGIHLSARQLAGALRAAGAQVVHESFFDTLLVGVPDADQVVRRARAAGIHLRRVDAGHVGVSIGEDATDDDLVAVAQAFGAEIAGDQFWGGLAADARTSEYLTHPVFGSHHSETSLMRYLRSLADRDFALDRGMIPLGSCTMKLNSAAELEPISYPGFAGLHPFVPDSDAQGMHELIDELSGWLAEISGYDKVSLQPNSGAQGEFAGLMAIRRYYRARGEDGRTVCLIPSSAHGTNAASATMAGLKVVVVKATEDGSIDLDDLRAKVAAHAGRLAAIMITYPSTHGVFEDTISTACELVHSAGGQVYVDGANMNALVGLARPGKFGADVSHLNLHKTFAIPHGGGGPGVGPIAVRAHLAPYLPDAEHPVSESAFGSAGVLPITYAYIAMMGADGLRQASQVALLNANYIAKVLNEAFPVLYTGQGGLVAHECIIDPRAVCKHAGLTIDDIAKRLIDYGFHAPTMSFPVPGTLMIEPTESEDQRELDRFCDAMIAIRAEIDLLIAGEWPHDDNPLVNAPHTLGRCTADEWTHPYSRRLAAYPAGRSTGQLGPADSQKYWPWSARIDNAYGDRHLMCTCPPVADYVQ; via the coding sequence TTGTCGTCATTCCTGCACCGCCACATCGGTCCGGATGCCATCCAGCAGACCAGGATGCTCGACCGTCTGGGACTGTCGAGTCTCGATGAACTGGTCGATAAGGCGATGCCCGCGGCCATCCGCGTCGACGACGGGCTGAGCCTGCCGGCGGGCATCGACGAGGCGGCCGCACTGGAGCGGCTGAGATCGTTGGCGGCGCGCAACAACCCCGGCCGCGCGATGATCGGACTCGGCTACCACGGCACCATCACCCCGGCGGTGATCCGGCGCAATATCCTCGAGAACCCCGCCTGGTACACGGCCTACACCCCGTATCAACCCGAAATCAGCCAGGGTCGCCTCGAGATGCTGCTGAACTTCCAGACCATGGTCGCAGACCTCACCGGGCTGCCACTGGCGGGCGCCAGCCTGCTGGACGAGGCCACCGCGGTCGCCGAGGGGGTGGCGATGGCCCGGCGCGCCGTGCGTTCGGGTCAGGTGGTGCTGGTAGATCCCGGCCTGCTGCCTGCCTCACTGGCGGTCCTGCGCACCCGGATGGACGCTGCCGGTATCGAGATCGTCATCGGCGGCGACGATCTGGCCGCCGACGACAACCTTGCGCGGGCATTCTGCGTCGTGGTGCAGACTCCCACCGCAGACGGGCGCCTGCAGTCCACCGCCGAGTTGGCCGCGCTGGCCGAGGCTGCGCATGCTGTCGGTGCGCAGCTGGTCGCAGCCGCCGATCTGCTCGCGCTCACCTTGGTGACACCGCCGGGGGAGTGGGGTGCCGATATCGCGGTCGGCAGCACTCAGCGATTCGGCGTTCCGTTGTTCTACGGCGGCCCGCACGCCGGCTACATCGCGGCCAGGGCCGGAGCCGAACGCAGGCTGCCCGGCCGGCTGGTCGGCGTCTCGACCGATGCCGACGGCGCACCCGCGCTGCGGCTGGCACTGCAGACCCGCGAACAGCACATCCGCCGGGAGAAGGCGACGTCGAACATCTGCACCGCGCAGGTGCTGCTCGCGGTGACCGCGGCGGCCTATGCCCTCTACCACGGTCCCGAGGGCCTGCGGGAGATCGCCACGGGGATTCATCTGAGCGCACGACAGCTCGCCGGCGCACTTCGTGCGGCCGGGGCGCAGGTCGTCCACGAGAGCTTCTTCGACACCTTGCTGGTCGGGGTGCCGGACGCGGATCAGGTCGTCCGGCGTGCTCGGGCGGCCGGCATTCACCTGCGGCGAGTCGATGCCGGCCATGTCGGCGTATCGATCGGGGAGGATGCCACCGACGACGATCTGGTCGCGGTGGCCCAGGCGTTCGGAGCCGAGATAGCAGGCGACCAGTTCTGGGGCGGGCTGGCGGCCGACGCGCGTACCAGTGAGTACCTCACACACCCGGTCTTCGGCTCACACCATTCCGAGACCAGCCTGATGCGCTATCTGCGCTCACTGGCCGACCGGGATTTCGCGCTCGACCGCGGCATGATTCCGCTGGGCAGCTGCACCATGAAGCTCAATTCGGCCGCCGAACTGGAGCCGATCAGCTATCCGGGCTTCGCCGGGCTGCACCCGTTCGTCCCGGACAGCGATGCCCAGGGCATGCACGAGCTGATCGACGAGCTGAGCGGCTGGCTGGCCGAGATCAGCGGCTACGACAAGGTCTCACTGCAACCCAACTCCGGCGCCCAGGGCGAGTTCGCCGGGCTGATGGCCATCCGCCGCTACTACCGGGCACGCGGCGAAGACGGACGAACCGTCTGCCTGATCCCGTCCTCGGCGCACGGCACGAACGCCGCGTCGGCCACGATGGCCGGGCTGAAGGTGGTCGTGGTGAAGGCCACCGAGGACGGCTCGATCGACCTGGATGATCTGCGCGCCAAGGTGGCCGCCCACGCCGGCCGGCTGGCTGCGATCATGATCACCTATCCGTCCACCCACGGCGTCTTCGAAGACACCATCAGCACAGCCTGCGAGCTGGTGCACTCGGCAGGTGGGCAGGTCTATGTCGACGGCGCGAACATGAACGCCCTGGTCGGTCTGGCCAGGCCGGGCAAGTTCGGGGCCGATGTCAGCCACCTGAACCTGCACAAGACCTTCGCCATCCCGCACGGCGGGGGCGGGCCGGGGGTCGGGCCGATCGCGGTGCGCGCGCATCTGGCGCCCTATCTGCCCGATGCCGAGCACCCGGTCTCGGAGTCCGCGTTCGGTTCGGCCGGCGTGCTGCCCATCACCTACGCGTACATCGCGATGATGGGAGCCGACGGACTGCGTCAGGCCAGCCAGGTTGCGTTGCTGAACGCCAACTACATCGCCAAGGTGCTCAACGAGGCGTTCCCGGTGCTCTACACCGGCCAGGGCGGCCTGGTCGCCCACGAGTGCATCATCGACCCGCGGGCGGTCTGCAAGCACGCCGGGCTGACCATCGACGACATCGCGAAACGACTCATCGACTACGGTTTTCATGCCCCGACCATGAGCTTCCCGGTGCCCGGCACGTTGATGATCGAGCCGACCGAGAGCGAGGACCAGCGCGAACTCGACCGGTTCTGCGATGCGATGATCGCCATCCGTGCCGAGATCGACCTGCTGATCGCCGGCGAGTGGCCCCATGATGACAACCCGCTGGTCAACGCCCCGCATACCCTGGGACGCTGCACCGCCGACGAGTGGACGCATCCGTATTCGCGTCGGCTGGCGGCCTACCCGGCCGGACGCAGCACCGGGCAGCTGGGCCCGGCCGACTCCCAGAAGTACTGGCCGTGGTCCGCGCGCATCGACAATGCCTACGGCGACCGCCATCTCATGTGCACCTGCCCGCCGGTCGCTGACTACGTCCAATAG
- a CDS encoding MerR family transcriptional regulator translates to MSSPQESLSVVSAQDALFEGDFGPLPDDLAFRGPVACNVAGISYRQLDYWARTGLVTPEIRDAGGSGTQRLYSFRDILMLKVVKRLLDAGISLQQIRTAIDHLRERGVQDLSQVTLMSDGISVYECTTDHEVIDLLRGGQGMFAIALGGVWRDIEGTLLALPGERTAAVAAEPMDDELSRRRQQRAAN, encoded by the coding sequence GTGAGTAGTCCCCAAGAGAGCCTGAGCGTTGTCAGCGCACAAGATGCGCTGTTCGAGGGCGACTTCGGACCCCTGCCCGATGACCTGGCGTTCCGCGGACCGGTTGCCTGCAATGTTGCGGGCATTAGCTACCGGCAACTCGACTACTGGGCGCGTACCGGCCTGGTCACTCCCGAGATCCGTGACGCCGGCGGATCCGGCACCCAGCGACTTTATTCATTCCGGGACATCCTGATGCTCAAGGTCGTCAAGCGACTGCTGGACGCCGGCATCTCACTGCAGCAGATCCGCACGGCCATCGATCACCTGCGCGAGCGTGGTGTCCAGGACCTCTCACAGGTCACCTTGATGAGCGATGGCATCTCGGTCTACGAATGCACCACCGATCATGAGGTGATCGACCTGCTGCGCGGCGGGCAGGGTATGTTCGCCATCGCCCTGGGTGGGGTCTGGCGAGACATCGAAGGTACTCTGCTGGCACTGCCCGGCGAGCGAACCGCTGCGGTCGCGGCGGAGCCGATGGACGACGAACTGTCCCGCCGCCGTCAGCAGCGGGCGGCCAACTGA
- a CDS encoding bifunctional nuclease family protein: MIELDIMGVRVEVPSNAPMLLLKESGGQRYLPIWIGAAEASAIVNALEGIVPPRPMTHDLMADVLSQLGHVDLEGRITTVADGTFYAELWVDGHAITARPSDVVALALRSGFKVKCPDELLDQVGVELFEPAEDEVEKFREFLDQISPDDFEN; this comes from the coding sequence GTGATAGAGCTCGACATCATGGGAGTACGCGTGGAGGTGCCCTCCAACGCACCAATGCTGTTGCTCAAGGAATCGGGTGGTCAACGGTATCTCCCGATCTGGATAGGCGCGGCTGAGGCATCAGCGATCGTCAACGCGCTCGAGGGCATCGTCCCGCCGCGTCCGATGACCCACGATCTGATGGCCGACGTGCTGTCGCAACTGGGGCATGTCGACCTCGAGGGGCGCATCACCACGGTCGCCGACGGCACGTTCTACGCCGAACTGTGGGTGGACGGCCATGCCATCACCGCCCGTCCATCCGACGTGGTCGCACTGGCGTTGCGTTCCGGTTTCAAGGTCAAATGTCCCGACGAGCTGCTGGATCAAGTAGGGGTTGAGCTTTTCGAACCCGCCGAGGACGAGGTGGAGAAGTTCCGGGAGTTTCTCGACCAGATCAGCCCTGACGACTTCGAGAACTGA